In Montipora capricornis isolate CH-2021 chromosome 4, ASM3666992v2, whole genome shotgun sequence, a single genomic region encodes these proteins:
- the LOC138047235 gene encoding ectin-like isoform X1: protein MRSSIVYLLVASLALCHGAPNTFQTIRARAHYAFRNYPVRAQTEEKRGQVAVKINACLYAHNKDREDHDAAGLVWDAGLAEDAQKWADHLAYDVGGMVHAQNTGQGENLYWSQGSHVATCADAVKAWDAEEVDYDYNHPPHTFQDFLSSKKPYGHFTQVVWKGTTKVGVAITTKGEAPYIETFIVARYSPQGNMLGRFEENVHRPQ, encoded by the exons ATGCGGAGCTCAATCGTGTATTTGTTGGTCGCTTCTCTAGCATTGTGTCACGGTGCACCAAACACCTTCCAAACCATACGAGCTCGTGCTCACTATGCTTTTAGAAATTATCCAGTGAGGGCACAGACGGAAGAAAAACGAG GACAAGTTGCTGTGAAAATCAACGCTTGCCTTTATGCCCACAATAAAGACCGCGAAGATCATGACGCTGCTGGGCTAGTCTGGGATGCTGGTCTAGCCGAGGATGCGCAGAAGTGGGCTGATCATTTGGCCTATGACGTTGGGGGAATGGTTCACGCACAAAACACTGGACAAGGGGAAAACTTGTACTGGTCTCAAGGTTCACACGTAGCAACTTGCGCAGACGCAGTGAAAGCGTG GGACGCAGAGGAGGTCGATTATGACTATAACCATCCACCACATACGTTTCAAGATTTTTTGAGCTCAAAGAAACCATATGGACACTTTACTCAG GTTGTTTGGAAAGGAACAACAAAAGTAGGTGTGGCCATTACAACCAAGGGGGAGGCACCGTACATAGAAACCTTCATCGTGGCTCGATACTCACCTCAAGGCAACATGCTGGGACGGTTCGAGGAAAACGTGCATCGACCGCAGTAA